GAAGCCGTGGATGTCTCAACTAGCTGCTATAGCTTGTCTTTCTCTTGCTGCCAAAGTGGAGGAAACCCAAGTGCCTCTCTTGCTGGACTTGCAAGTATTTATCCATGTTACTTTGTTATCTGagttttctttactttttcttaTTTATTGGTCATTTGGTTCGGCCTATTAATCTTGTTTTGCTGTCGATCTGTTTAGGTTGAGGAGAGCAGGTATGTGTTTGAGCCCAAAACCATCCAAAGAATGGAGATTTTGGTACTCTCCACCCTTCAATGGAAGATGAACCCTGTTACCCCACTTTCATTTCTTGATTACATTGCAAGGAGGCTTGGATTAAAGGACCATCTTTGTTGGGAATTCCTTAGGAGATGTGACCGCACTTTAATCTCTGTTATTTCAGGTTAGCACCAAAACATGAACCATTCTCCTTTATCTATCAGATACTACAGATAAGAATTGAATCGAATGCCTTTTGTGTAGAAGAATAAATAAGTTGAATCCCATTGTTGTATATCTGTTTTCTGCGattctcatatttcatttaattcatcgGCAGACTCTAGGTTTATGTGCTACCTTCCTTCTGTAATGGCCACTGCTACAATGTTGCACGTTGTGGATTGCGTAGAACCTAATCTTAGAGTTGAATACGAAAACCAGCTATTAGGCATCCTGGGAATTGATAAGGTATTGTTTTATCTTTACTTATTCTCTTTCATCACTAATTCTAATTCTCTACCTTGTGCCAAGTGTTAGTCTTAAATCTCCATTCTTCCTTCGGAACAGGAGAAGGTAGATGAATGCTGTAAGCTGATAACAGATCTGGTAACAACAATAGTTCAAGGGAACCTATCAAAGAAACGTAGGTTTAGTAGCTCCATTCCACGCAGCCCGAATGGCGTAATGGATGTGTGGTTTAGTTCCGACAGCTCGAACGATTCGTGGGCGGTGGCATCATCCGTGTCCTCTTCACCCGAGCCTCAATCCAAGAAGAGCAGAACTCAACAACAACAGCTTCTGGAAAAGCTAAGCAACGGTCCTTTAGATTTTCTCAGCATTCCTCGCTAAATTTCCATCTTCAATTTCCTTAGACCATAAACAGTCTTTTGGAATAATAACATTGCTCTTCTTTTTGTATTATGATGCAAGTTAAATTGCTTACCATCTCTGCATTTTCCTATTCCAATTGAGTCTCATCTTCAGATTCTGATGCTTAAAACCATCTGCTTAGTCTGAATGGTTTTGAAATTTGCAAGCAGAGATGGTTTGCATTTTATCCGGAagaaatttcttttgttttttttcttttagaaaaaaaaaatgaacataGCAATGCAGAGTCCTTAGCATTAATGCTTTAGGCCTTTTTGTTGTTTTATCTTTTATAAggaataatattgaaattttcttctaaaaaaaaTGGGACATTTATAATATACTACGTCCACATTGTCTTACACATGATTGAAATGCATAGGgaattgtgtatttatatatatcgGAATACATGCAGAATAATATACTTTTGTACGTATATATATTGAAATACAATAGCGAAATCAAATATGGGGTGGAGTGGGGGATCAAAAAACCAAAAGAGCGGGAGGTTGAAAGTGTACACATAACTTGAGTTTTTGTTTGCATGTGAAGGGAGGAACATGTTGTCGGCCACCCACAAATTTTGGGTTATATTTTTTGTGACCATAATTTTGGGGTTTGACCTCGTTGGAAGAGCTCATCTTCGTTTGAATTTTGCCCCCTGCTCTGCTGAGTGAGTGGTGTCCAACTGAGTGAGCCTACAGCGTTTTCAAACCATGATTTTTTAATTACTCTTCTTTTCTTGCCTTGATTTAtcatctaaaccctaaaccatccCATTAAAAAAATGCTTCTCCTTGTTTACCATGGATCACAGTAGCGTTGTAGATAGAAACTGGTTTAAGTCATTGCAAAGACAATGAGAGCTACCCTTTGACAAgggaatgcatatatatatgatatggtTCCTTAAAGTTAAGTTGGTCTTGAATTTGAGTGCTATAAAGGAAGAAAAAATAGTAGAAGAGTTTTAATTCATTTACATATTTGATCCAGTTCGACTTTAAATAAGAATTTGATGTTCGAAAACTTTGAAAAAGAAATGAGTAAACAAGTAGGGCATTTGATTAGAAAATACcatataatttaagaaattttcCTCACTACCTGTCAAAGTTAAAATCCTATAGGGCTAAATGGATCATAATACAAAGTTGTTGACGATTTCAGGAAAAATGACGGTGCAAGAAGGTTGGCATGTGCTTTCCTTCCcaccaccttttttttttttttactaaagggGGAATCATGACTCATGGCTTGGCTTTATTCACAActtattatattacaatatttacttgtctctagatttatttattttactaaatttctTAATCTGGCATTAAACGGAAATATAgatttaataattgttttttaacattaattttattataagttgttattatatctgtttttttatataatatatagaattatttataatttattttcaatttttatataagaGGATAATATATTTCAACGCACTCAAAACTATATTCTCCTACTTTAATAATAATCCCGATACTAattgaattaagactcaatccgcagctttaataattattttataagctGTTAAGGGGGTTAGTATATAATATAAAGTTGCTTCATTTCCGCCCATATTGACCGTATCATTAATTCTTACTCCTAATAATAACGACGTCTATTAATCTAATTCTTATGGATCACTGTATTCCttatcctttttcttttattaaaaacaaccataacaaaatgatgaaaactAAACTAATTGAAATGAAGATTTTGAGAATCTCCACATTTATGGATTATCAGTAAGTGTCCAGTTATGaaacaatttacttaatgaaatttGGATGGTCTAATCATTTTAGGTGTATTAATATcgacccaaaaaagaaaaaaaaagggttaaagggaaaaaggaagaagaagaaataaatcaGAAGATATTGTTTGGTTGTCatgaaaaagagggagaaaatTGGTGGTGCCATCTTCTCTTCTTTTATGGACATTGTGATTTGCTGTTATCATTTTAAACTCCCCAAAGTTCAATCTCATCCTTTTGACCCATTGAGCAtgaatgaattaattttgtttaaaacCTTATAACAGGGGAAGCAGCTTCATTCCCATGGTTACGTAAATTGATCATCTCCTTTCTTCGAAGCCATTGACATTGACTCATCACACATACCCCCTGCCATTTGCCTGCCTAAAAGATTATGTTTCATTTCCAGGCCATTGCATATTTGTGATAGTGGGGCTAACTCTGCACACTACAGGCATTCATTTATTCTACTTTCCCTTGCCAATAAATAAATGAAGATCAAAGTCTGGAAATTTAATAGGAAAATAGAACTGTACTAAAGGAAAAGTTTAAAAAGTATTAGTGAGCAAAGCAGTGGAGAATCAAGATTGTcaaagtaattttttaaagtctggcaacttcaaaaaaaaaaaaaaaaaaaaaaagaggaacaAATTGTGGTTAGACATTGTTAATTCCGATAATATTTATTGGCCCTGTGATTTGGTTCTGAGAAAAACAGAGGCATCCACCCCttcaaataataaaacaaaaggacTTTCTCCATAAGGCTTAGAAAAATTGGATTCTGACATGGACGGCCTTTAGAACACTGGAGGAAACTGCAAATCTGCAAGCACATGCAAGCAACATCTACTGCTGTTATCAGTCCAGTAAAAGGGCCTTTGTCAATTGTAGGTTTGGCCCTCTGTTTGTTGCAATTAATATTTGCCACTGTTTCATTGTTAAAGTCAATAATTGACTATATAGGTCGATTATATTATAGAACAGAAGACACTGTTAAAGTGAACGGCTCATTCATTATTTCGTTATTTTGCATAAATTATTGTAAAACAAAGGTGATTCAAACCAGCTAGCATTAGTGTGTCGAAACAGATACGGTTGAAATTGGGAGACCTCGAAACTTTAGCCAAAAAAATTATACAATGAAGTAATGTGGCAAAAATGACTGATATAAAACCAATTAAGCCTCACCATATAGACAGAGAGGGACCCTTGATTGGCGGTGTATAAATTAATATCGATGGAGGAGGCCCACACTGGGGATATAAGATTGTACATTAATTTCAGCTTGATTGGGAAGAGGATTGGGGGATTGGAACCCTCTCGGCCTCAGCGTATACACATTCCTTGCGTGACTCGTATTATAATTTTGATTCTGTAGGTCTAAAATGGTGAAATAAAGTTGGTAAATAGCGTGGGGTAGCAGAGAAGAGCAGAATAGAACAGAAGAGTAAAGATGGGCCGGGCCTTTTTCTCGGAGTCACCATCTTAGCTCAGGTAATGCCAAAATTATGATTCATCAATCACTGAGCAGTCCAATTTAAGTCATTTTGTATGCTAGGTAGATGCATGGTGGCGAGTAGACGGCAATGGATATATGGCTAGAATTTATTGTCTATATTATTATATCgatataaaattaatatgattttaaatattttatattataattaatattttaataattaaatttattaatataaatatatttattatgtatctaagttttaatttatcaaatttttttactATCGCCTTAAAATATTgtctatatttatatatttttaataattgaataattttataaaatttttctatACTTGAAACCTGACAAGCATGAATCGaacattaaatatgaaaattaaattattaaaatattaataataaaaagttaaagaaagagtattaaattatattttacaatGGTATAAGTGTATTCTtctcttattattattactaaatttattgaatattattagtgaaaaatatttaacaattacaTTTATTGTCAATATTTGTTCCCTCGCCGATCCATTTAGATCAGGCCCGTACACTTAGTGGTCCATTGTGGACATGTTTTCCGTCTGTCATGCTCCGAGATTCATGGACCTTTTCTTTAATGGTTattattatactttattttagaattttaataaaaaacaatattttcttttaattagcattaatttaGTTAGCACATCCCTATTCCAACAACTTGGAGGTCATTAATTCAAGCTTACTTAAGCATGTAATAttctgaaatttaaaaatattgagatattttatagttttctttttctttttcaattgagctattatttaattaattttatgtatCAAGACCACAATAATTAAAGAGACATTTGGATGATTTGAAGTTCATATAGTGATTACTGGTTAGTttattattaacaattttataaagATTTTctgaatatattaaaaatgaacttgatttcaatcttttatataatatttttttattcacatccccttaatcataaaaaatatttttaaatttttttattgagtttTAGTTTAATTGATATCGGTATTATTGTTAATATGAGAGAACGTAGGCTTGAGTGTGTTAAAGTGTATTATCCTCTTACTTAAGGATTGAGGAGTGACAATGGATAGTTTTAAGTATTgtattagaaaacaaaaattaaaaattgtgatGCATAGAAagtagataaaaaaatatatttaaaaaaattaaatcatgcaTGTTGATTATTGGACCCGGCCGaaccctttgttttttttttatagatattcTCCTTAGCCAAGCCCAAACCTTGAAAGGGTGGGGGTGTATCTTCTCCATTGCTAAAAGAGGGTATGTTCACTGCAtgtattattaaattaagtttttatatacGTTAATCAGTTTTGAATATTTTCCAGAAATAGTGAAGGTCTGATTTCTTTAATAAACAATGAaccctttttatttaaattttgaatttcccTTCTGCAGATCTTGAATAATTTAAAACTAGTTTATTGATGTTAATGAAAAAAGACAACGTATCAAACACTTAGGCTAAAAAAACCCAAGTAGAAGTATTGTTATATAAGATGTGAAGAAggctaaaaaaagaataaatccTATTTCTACCATATTCCTCAATAAACGTAAAATCGTTTTAATGACATgtgaaaaatagaataaaacaaaagttttacAGGTATAGATGAAAATCTTCCTATCACAAGTAATGGTGAGATCAATAAGCAGATGTAGCACAAATGTTAGCTCCCTTTTGTTGGGATGATTCCATGCAAACCAATCCTCATCATCAAATGCCAACCGGAGGAGCTCTCTTCACACGCCTTAAGGATATAAAGCATTCCGAAACAACACTTCCACTCACCAACTTTCCTTcatatgaaattaaaagaaaaaataatttcggAACTAATTTCCTCTTTTAAGATGCTATACTGCTTACTTTCGCCCTGATTGAAACAAAATGGTGGCGGGCTTAACTTTTTAGCCGAAGCCATTTTGATCCACTAATTTAATATCCACATGGGGTCGTCTGCAGAATACACAGCAAACCCTACCATTTGTTACAGCCAGCTCAGCCAAAAGATGGGACATGTTTACATTTGATTGCCAATTGGCCATAAGGTAACTGATTAGTATAATTGATAAGAAGGGTTGATATCAGTTGTCTAAGACTTGGTTTTGGTGATTGTGTGGCAGCTTGTTAAAGGTTGGAAGACCACATCATGCAATGTGACTAATGAAATGATTAGTACGAATGGGAAGAAAGTAGAGCTTGCTATTGACTGAAGTGTGAAAGTTGAGAGATGAATGAAGTGTTGAAACGAAATTAGTAGAAAGAGAAGAGTAATGGCAGATGGGATGGAGCCATCCCAAAGTTTAAATGTACACAAGCGAGAGATGTGGAGATCCCGAGTGAAAAGCCACCCGTGACGCGAATCTATTGGAGCGCACAACCTTCTGTCCTTTCTTACTTTTCTATTGTGGGCTATGTATTATGGGGTGAAAAAAGCAGCCACAGAAACAAAGTATCTTCAAGATTCCGTGAATTGTGGTGAAGTGTTGGATACCAATCAAATTCTCAAAATTCATCTTTTTGACCGCTTTACTCTCCTTGTCTGCGACTTGTTTAATCAGTCCTTACTATTAATGATTGAATACAACTTTTATTAATTGAAGTTTCAAAATTATTAAGTGCTAACTAAATTGTATTTCGTTAGGACAGTTTGAAAGGTCTCATTTGCGAGTAAATTTTCACATGCAAATATTTCAGGGATGTCACTTATTCATTGCCACACCACACCATGATTTACGTCATTCTATAGTATCATCCTATCTAAAATTTTTGACATCAAACCACTTGATTACTTATTATTGATTCACTAATAATGACCTTACACATGGCACCTCAACATAGAGATGGCATATAAATAAGGATCAAGACTTAAGGTTGAAGACAAGCAACTTACATATCCTCCTCTACTATTTCACTCCTAGCTCCATCTTCTCCTTCTTATATTATGACTATCTTACTAGATTACTCTACGTCTTAACCTAAGCAAAGTGAACCGTCAATCTCTATTACCTATCATTTTTTATGTCAAGATATCAAGATAATTTCAATAACCAAAATaacaatcaaatattaaatttcaataaaccCAATGAAATAAATTAACgactaatattttttaaaaaatggttttcaTTAATCAaactaaattttttatgattaaccaATTAATCAAACTTATCAGCtaattcaattaaaaccaaatccCGTCATATTGGAGGTTTTGTGGAAGGAATGGCAACCCTATCTTTCTGAAATTCATGAACATCTCTTTGATAATAGGAATTAGCTCCTGacagaaaatggaaaaagaaaaatctcACGTATAAGATTAAGCCACCCGAATCTTATTTATGGTAGGAAAATTTTTATTGAGTACGGAGAGGCAAATATTAGGACTTAACTCAAACGACTGTACATGAAATTTTAAGTACAAATCACTATCAAACTTTAACACTTGTGTTGGCCAGCAGTCTACCACTACGTTTGTTTGTTAGTTTTCCTTTTCCATTTGAATTCATTTAATTCGTTGAATATGCATCTTCCTCCTCACAATAGCCACGTTTGGTGCCTCTGCGTCGCCTTATCACACAATAAAATGACCTTTTGCATTTACCCAAACACCATGTCTTCTGCGCATCTACACAAATCACACAGGGCCTGTTACTGTTAGAAAAGCAATTTAATTTACGAATGTTTTTAATTGATGAACAAAGtttgtttacaaaatttatcaattgGATTATAGGTCAATTAGTATCAATTTTAGGTTTAATCTGTGTACAATCTTTACCTAttctctttattaaaaaaaaacaaaaagaatggtttaaaatttagacaattatataaatatatttataaaaacacaattatGTTGTTGACCCTTaatgaagttaaaaattttacatatgaGATTAGGGCATTCTCATGTCATTGTActatactaatatatatatataagacatCTTGTaacaatctttaaaaaaattataaatattgtgaagtttaaatgttaaaatatatataatcaaagtAATACGGGGTTAGAGatgtaaaattatttcatttaaaagctaaaagtaaccttttaaataattcatttaTCATCGTGTGtagtttaatgtgcttaattgtATATCATTTGGAGGGAGAGGGATATACTTTACAAGATTCAGAATTGAAAGGATAAAAGAATTAACTGAATTTAGACAATTAGGAATGCTATTATTGGTCGATAGAGTTTTAATTCGATTGGTATGAACATTATTATCAATGAagga
The sequence above is drawn from the Gossypium hirsutum isolate 1008001.06 chromosome A05, Gossypium_hirsutum_v2.1, whole genome shotgun sequence genome and encodes:
- the LOC107958154 gene encoding cyclin-D3-1 gives rise to the protein MALNSSFVFDALYCLEENWEEEPREGYFVEVEEEGSCYNHGINKSNSFPTLLDQDLSWEGDELSSLLSKEEQNLLYDSLQSNGNLAGARREAVEWMLKVNAHYSFSALTAVLAVNYLDRFLLTFPFQSEKPWMSQLAAIACLSLAAKVEETQVPLLLDLQVEESRYVFEPKTIQRMEILVLSTLQWKMNPVTPLSFLDYIARRLGLKDHLCWEFLRRCDRTLISVISDSRFMCYLPSVMATATMLHVVDCVEPNLRVEYENQLLGILGIDKEKVDECCKLITDLVTTIVQGNLSKKRRFSSSIPRSPNGVMDVWFSSDSSNDSWAVASSVSSSPEPQSKKSRTQQQQLLEKLSNGPLDFLSIPR